Proteins encoded by one window of Archaeoglobus veneficus SNP6:
- a CDS encoding RNA-guided pseudouridylation complex pseudouridine synthase subunit Cbf5 codes for MGKTEIIREKDFEERFYVKDEATTDESYGCYPYNRPMEEYIKKGFVCVDKPMGPSSHEVVVWVRRILNVNKTGHTGTLDPRVTGVLPVMIEDSTKLVKVLQGSEKEYVALMRLHADVREEEIRRVMNLFVGKIYQRPPLKSAVKKRIRVREIYGIEILEIDGRDVLFKVRCEAGTYIRKLCTDIGEVLGVGAHMQELRRTRTGVFDESMTYTLHDLLDAYVFWKEEGEERYLREIIKPMELAVANVPKIVIKDSAVDAICHGADLMAKGVVYVEKTVKKDADVAIFTLKHELVALGKALMDAEDMLNVRSGPVVDVTRVIMERGTYPAMWKGSTASLPV; via the coding sequence ATGGGCAAAACTGAGATAATCAGAGAAAAAGATTTCGAAGAGCGATTCTACGTAAAGGATGAAGCTACAACGGACGAGAGCTACGGCTGTTACCCCTACAACCGCCCCATGGAGGAGTACATAAAGAAGGGTTTCGTGTGTGTTGACAAGCCCATGGGGCCAAGCAGCCACGAAGTAGTCGTGTGGGTTCGCCGAATTCTCAACGTTAACAAGACGGGGCATACAGGAACCCTCGACCCCCGCGTTACGGGAGTTCTGCCCGTGATGATTGAAGATTCAACGAAGCTCGTTAAGGTTCTTCAGGGTTCCGAGAAGGAGTACGTCGCTTTAATGCGTCTTCACGCCGATGTAAGAGAGGAGGAGATAAGGAGGGTGATGAACCTCTTCGTTGGTAAAATCTACCAGCGTCCTCCCCTTAAGTCGGCTGTAAAGAAAAGAATAAGAGTTAGAGAGATCTATGGAATAGAAATTCTCGAAATCGACGGAAGAGATGTTCTTTTCAAAGTCAGATGCGAGGCTGGTACTTACATAAGAAAGCTGTGCACGGACATAGGTGAAGTTCTCGGCGTAGGAGCGCACATGCAGGAACTCAGGCGTACGCGAACAGGTGTTTTCGATGAATCCATGACCTACACTCTGCACGACCTTCTCGATGCGTACGTTTTCTGGAAGGAGGAAGGAGAGGAGAGATATTTGAGGGAAATAATAAAGCCCATGGAGCTTGCAGTTGCCAACGTGCCCAAGATAGTGATAAAGGATTCCGCCGTTGATGCCATCTGCCACGGAGCAGATCTGATGGCAAAGGGCGTCGTGTACGTGGAGAAAACTGTAAAAAAGGACGCGGATGTGGCGATATTCACACTGAAGCATGAGCTTGTGGCGTTGGGCAAGGCTTTGATGGATGCCGAGGATATGCTGAACGTGAGAAGCGGACCAGTCGTTGACGTCACGAGGGTAATAATGGAGAGAGGAACTTATCCTGCGATGTGGAAAGGTTCTACCGCTTCGCTTCCGGTCTAA
- a CDS encoding MBL fold metallo-hydrolase, whose product MKLRWLGNSCVEIFADKHVLIDPNCVMEPEPGIDYVLVTHEHSDHFDVEKFKKIDTRHLIAPRYVLEQFGLDGIAAEAGKEIDGIKILESWCWKAVESYSYYYAGVLHPGDSAKFPEAKNVKVVFTACFPDFYDEYITEMKRLKPGLVVPFHYSPEKKANAEGLAERLKEEGIPCRILEVGEVLEI is encoded by the coding sequence ATGAAGCTCAGGTGGCTGGGCAACTCGTGCGTGGAGATTTTTGCCGATAAACACGTTCTCATAGACCCGAACTGTGTCATGGAACCTGAACCAGGAATAGACTACGTTCTTGTGACCCATGAGCACAGCGACCACTTCGACGTTGAAAAGTTCAAAAAGATTGATACAAGACACCTTATTGCTCCCCGTTACGTTCTCGAACAGTTCGGTCTTGACGGAATAGCAGCCGAGGCGGGAAAAGAGATTGATGGAATAAAAATTTTAGAGAGCTGGTGCTGGAAGGCCGTCGAATCCTACAGCTATTACTACGCAGGTGTCCTACATCCCGGCGATTCCGCTAAGTTTCCAGAGGCAAAGAACGTGAAAGTTGTGTTCACCGCGTGTTTCCCTGACTTCTACGATGAGTATATTACCGAAATGAAGAGACTCAAGCCCGGACTTGTCGTACCATTCCACTACTCGCCGGAAAAGAAAGCGAATGCGGAAGGACTGGCTGAGAGACTGAAAGAAGAGGGAATTCCGTGCAGGATACTGGAAGTGGGGGAGGTTTTAGAGATATAG
- a CDS encoding CDP-alcohol phosphatidyltransferase family protein, with amino-acid sequence MKLALVRDSEIYNRKLLGLTLRDRIKVPLERAGFKVRFFNGDTSVERAESYLIINEPVLILERDIELNGRKLLVSDGFTFGYLFEEDFHAFFDGDLQMAIERYLQRNSIEAQQIWAVKLSDENLKLSEKLLLSSLVKAKRTGLKPAYYDGIIARTLNRRISLRISKYLADRNVTPNQITVLSFLISVIGSALFLLNSYLATLIAGIIIQLHSIIDGCDGEIARLKFMESKYGAWLDGVLDRYADFLIIFCITLSLSQTNGLYWVLGFLAAFASFIIAYTGDKYVAVYRQTYNSGSFKIPITRDVRLFLIFLGAVFNALAISVILIAVLGNIEGLRRIIALRSAKL; translated from the coding sequence ATGAAGTTAGCGCTTGTCAGGGACTCTGAGATTTACAACAGGAAACTTCTTGGATTAACGCTGAGGGACAGAATCAAAGTACCGCTCGAGAGAGCGGGATTTAAGGTGAGGTTCTTCAATGGGGATACGAGCGTAGAACGTGCGGAGTCGTATCTGATAATCAACGAACCCGTTCTTATCCTTGAAAGAGACATAGAACTTAACGGCAGGAAATTGCTCGTGTCTGATGGATTTACATTCGGCTACCTCTTCGAGGAGGACTTCCACGCATTCTTCGATGGAGATTTACAGATGGCAATTGAAAGGTATCTGCAAAGAAACAGTATCGAAGCTCAGCAAATTTGGGCTGTAAAGCTCTCAGATGAAAATCTGAAGCTATCTGAAAAGCTCCTTTTGAGCTCTCTTGTGAAAGCGAAGAGAACGGGCCTAAAGCCTGCTTACTACGACGGAATTATTGCAAGAACCCTAAATCGAAGAATTTCCCTGAGAATTTCGAAGTATCTTGCGGATAGAAATGTAACTCCCAACCAGATTACCGTACTCTCCTTTCTCATTTCTGTTATTGGATCAGCCTTGTTTTTGCTCAACAGCTATCTCGCAACGCTTATTGCCGGAATCATTATCCAGCTTCACAGCATCATTGACGGCTGCGATGGCGAGATTGCAAGGCTAAAGTTTATGGAGTCAAAGTATGGTGCATGGCTTGACGGTGTTCTGGACAGGTATGCTGATTTCTTAATCATATTCTGCATAACCCTCTCACTTTCTCAAACAAACGGGCTTTACTGGGTTTTAGGCTTTTTAGCTGCATTCGCGTCATTTATAATTGCATACACCGGAGACAAGTACGTTGCCGTTTACAGGCAGACTTATAATTCAGGATCATTCAAAATACCAATTACAAGAGATGTAAGGCTGTTTCTGATATTTTTAGGAGCTGTTTTTAATGCTCTTGCGATTTCAGTCATCCTAATTGCTGTTCTGGGAAATATCGAAGGTTTAAGAAGGATTATTGCATTGAGGAGTGCTAAGCTATGA
- a CDS encoding deoxyhypusine synthase: MQPTEPIEVSEKSVADLLLAMSKTGFQGRKLGEAFKVWLEMLEEDEITILMGLAGAMVPAGMRKIIAYLIRNRYIDVLISTGANLFHDIHEALGFRHYLGSENVDDFYLYNEGIDRIYDVFAYESEFNKVDCILADIISELDGVVSSRKFIGELAARVYRLASEKESIIVAAYESGVPVFCPAIADSSIGIAAAIADRRVVIDTIKDVEELTDIVVKSKKTGVIYVSGGVPKNFIQQTEVVARLKGVEKGGHDYAIQFTTDMPQWGGLSGCTFEEGISWGKISQKSKKVQVHVDATIALPVIVHGLQNVKRRSCPVFIWDRELKIDYGCLSHEVSACQGL; the protein is encoded by the coding sequence ATGCAGCCAACGGAGCCGATTGAAGTTTCTGAGAAAAGCGTTGCCGACCTTCTTTTGGCCATGTCAAAAACAGGATTTCAGGGTAGGAAGCTTGGAGAAGCGTTCAAAGTATGGCTCGAGATGCTCGAAGAAGACGAGATAACAATTCTCATGGGTCTCGCTGGAGCTATGGTTCCTGCCGGAATGAGGAAAATAATTGCATACCTCATAAGAAACAGGTACATCGATGTCCTCATTTCGACAGGAGCGAACCTCTTCCACGACATCCACGAGGCCTTAGGCTTTAGGCACTACCTGGGCAGCGAAAATGTAGACGATTTTTACCTTTACAATGAAGGAATAGACAGAATTTACGACGTGTTTGCCTACGAATCGGAATTCAACAAGGTAGATTGCATCCTTGCAGACATAATTTCTGAGCTGGATGGAGTTGTGTCCTCAAGGAAGTTCATAGGGGAGCTGGCAGCGAGGGTCTACAGGTTAGCCTCCGAAAAAGAATCGATAATTGTTGCAGCGTACGAAAGTGGTGTGCCAGTCTTCTGTCCTGCGATAGCAGACAGCTCCATAGGGATTGCTGCAGCGATTGCAGATAGGCGGGTCGTGATAGACACAATCAAGGATGTGGAAGAGCTTACGGACATCGTTGTCAAGTCCAAGAAAACGGGGGTAATTTACGTTTCAGGAGGCGTTCCCAAGAACTTCATCCAGCAAACAGAAGTTGTCGCGAGGCTTAAAGGCGTAGAAAAGGGAGGACACGACTATGCAATACAGTTCACCACCGACATGCCTCAGTGGGGCGGTTTGAGCGGATGCACGTTTGAAGAAGGTATCAGCTGGGGCAAGATAAGTCAGAAGAGCAAAAAAGTTCAGGTTCACGTTGATGCGACAATTGCTCTGCCAGTTATCGTTCATGGACTGCAGAATGTAAAGCGGAGAAGCTGTCCAGTTTTCATCTGGGATAGGGAGCTGAAGATTGATTATGGGTGTTTGAGCCATGAAGTTAGCGCTTGTCAGGGACTCTGA
- a CDS encoding pyruvoyl-dependent arginine decarboxylase, which yields MDGTAEIELVGIRRSSEQKGGNYITSASQMLLPKKVFFTTGIGKHEDALVSFELALRDAGIEKLNLVAVSSIFPPGCEIVSREEGVSELMPGQIVYCVMARMTSNEEGKKIFASIGSAIPEDPALNGYLTEYHGYCDGKEISRHAEDMAAYMLETAFGVKPAKTFNVTVTANVEKHTTVVAAAVFVM from the coding sequence ATGGATGGAACGGCTGAAATTGAATTAGTGGGTATTAGGCGATCCTCAGAGCAAAAGGGCGGTAATTACATCACTTCAGCGAGTCAGATGCTGCTTCCGAAAAAGGTGTTTTTCACAACTGGTATTGGAAAACATGAAGATGCTCTGGTGAGCTTCGAACTCGCTTTGAGAGATGCGGGCATCGAGAAATTAAACCTAGTAGCTGTAAGCAGCATATTTCCGCCTGGCTGTGAGATAGTCAGCAGGGAGGAGGGAGTGAGTGAGCTAATGCCGGGACAGATTGTCTACTGTGTAATGGCAAGGATGACAAGCAACGAAGAGGGTAAGAAGATTTTTGCAAGTATCGGATCAGCAATTCCCGAAGACCCAGCGTTGAACGGCTACCTTACGGAGTACCACGGCTACTGCGATGGCAAAGAAATTAGCAGGCATGCTGAGGATATGGCAGCATACATGCTGGAAACTGCTTTTGGCGTTAAACCAGCTAAAACCTTCAACGTCACAGTTACCGCCAATGTTGAGAAGCATACAACGGTTGTTGCTGCAGCAGTTTTCGTGATGTGA